A DNA window from Candidatus Methanoperedens sp. contains the following coding sequences:
- a CDS encoding CDC48 family AAA ATPase: MDEKDGKQLTVAKAYPNDSGRGIARLDPHTLMVMQLIPGDIIEIEGKKSTAAKVWRADRNDWEENLIRIDGFIRQNAGVGIGDTIKLRKANVQPAQKVVLAPPEGTSIQFGGDAEEMVKRQIMKRPISKGDIIPVMSTMAHPFLGRVVTGQAIPLIAIEAEPEGIILVTDKTEIKLREKPVVLDVTGTGITYEDIGGLGDEIQRLREMIELPMKHPEVFERLGIEPPKGVLMHGPPGTGKTLIARAVANESGANFFSIAGPEIMSKYYGESEQRLREIFEQANKAAPSIIFIDELDSIAPKREEVTGEVERRVVAQLLTMMDGLEERGQVVVIGATNRIDAIDPALRRPGRFDREIEIGVPDRPDRIEIFQIHTRGMPLSDEVNIEYISSRTHGFVGADISALAKEAAMKALRRYLPRIKLEEIVPREMLESMQVTADDFEEALKEVEPSAMREVMIEVPDVVWDDVGGLDDAKQEIKEAVEWPLKFPERFQKMSIRPPRGILLYGPPGTGKTLMAKAVANESSANFISVRGPQLLSKWVGESEKAIREVFKKARQVSPAIIFLDELDAIAPIRGTEYGSKTSERVINQLLTELDGIEVLKNVVVIAATNRPEIIDPALIRSGRFDRLVFIGPPTRTGRIDIFNIHLKNLKNGHLSDNVDIEELADLTENYVGSDIESLCREAVMLALRENFDTDIVEMKHFREALKKVRPALAEDMIEYYQKLQGQFKGGTKQEQKSYIGYR; the protein is encoded by the coding sequence ATGGACGAAAAAGACGGCAAACAACTTACGGTTGCAAAAGCATATCCGAATGATTCAGGAAGAGGAATAGCGCGGCTTGACCCGCATACCCTGATGGTCATGCAGCTTATACCCGGTGACATAATTGAGATAGAAGGGAAAAAATCAACGGCTGCAAAAGTCTGGCGCGCTGACCGGAATGACTGGGAAGAAAATCTCATTCGTATAGACGGTTTTATACGGCAAAACGCAGGGGTTGGTATCGGTGACACCATCAAACTGAGAAAAGCGAATGTCCAGCCTGCACAAAAGGTAGTTCTTGCGCCGCCTGAAGGAACGTCCATACAATTCGGCGGGGATGCTGAAGAAATGGTAAAACGCCAGATCATGAAACGCCCCATCAGCAAAGGGGATATCATCCCTGTAATGAGTACGATGGCACATCCGTTCCTGGGAAGGGTCGTTACAGGGCAGGCAATACCTCTTATCGCTATCGAAGCCGAACCCGAAGGTATCATTTTAGTTACTGATAAGACAGAAATAAAACTCAGGGAAAAACCTGTTGTTCTTGATGTAACAGGGACAGGGATCACTTATGAAGACATAGGGGGCCTGGGCGATGAGATCCAGCGCCTGCGTGAGATGATAGAACTCCCGATGAAACACCCTGAAGTATTTGAACGACTGGGTATCGAGCCGCCAAAAGGCGTTTTGATGCACGGTCCTCCCGGAACCGGGAAAACACTCATTGCAAGAGCAGTAGCAAATGAATCCGGGGCCAATTTTTTCTCTATTGCTGGTCCTGAGATTATGAGTAAATATTACGGGGAAAGCGAGCAGCGGCTTCGTGAGATCTTCGAGCAGGCAAACAAAGCTGCGCCTTCTATTATATTCATTGACGAACTGGACTCCATTGCCCCTAAAAGGGAAGAAGTAACAGGTGAAGTCGAGCGGCGCGTGGTCGCGCAGCTCCTTACAATGATGGACGGGCTGGAAGAAAGAGGCCAGGTGGTGGTGATCGGTGCAACAAACCGCATTGATGCTATTGACCCCGCGCTTCGCAGACCCGGAAGATTTGACCGCGAGATAGAGATCGGAGTCCCGGACAGGCCTGACAGGATCGAGATTTTCCAGATACATACAAGAGGTATGCCGCTTTCCGATGAAGTGAACATTGAATATATCTCCAGCAGGACGCATGGGTTTGTAGGTGCGGATATTTCGGCGCTTGCCAAGGAAGCGGCCATGAAGGCGCTAAGAAGATATCTCCCCCGGATAAAACTTGAAGAGATCGTCCCCCGTGAAATGCTGGAAAGCATGCAGGTAACGGCTGACGATTTTGAAGAGGCATTAAAGGAAGTTGAACCCTCGGCAATGAGGGAAGTAATGATCGAAGTGCCAGATGTTGTCTGGGATGATGTCGGGGGTCTTGATGACGCCAAGCAGGAAATAAAAGAAGCAGTGGAATGGCCATTAAAATTCCCTGAGAGATTCCAGAAAATGAGCATCCGTCCGCCAAGGGGAATACTCCTTTACGGCCCTCCGGGTACTGGAAAAACGCTTATGGCAAAAGCAGTGGCCAATGAAAGTTCTGCCAATTTCATAAGTGTACGCGGCCCGCAGCTCCTGTCCAAATGGGTCGGGGAATCAGAAAAAGCAATACGTGAAGTGTTCAAGAAAGCGCGCCAGGTTTCGCCGGCAATAATTTTTCTTGACGAACTTGATGCTATCGCCCCTATCCGCGGCACTGAATATGGTTCAAAGACATCAGAAAGGGTGATCAACCAGCTTCTCACAGAACTTGATGGAATAGAGGTCTTAAAGAATGTGGTAGTTATTGCAGCGACTAACAGGCCTGAGATAATAGATCCTGCCCTGATACGTTCAGGCAGGTTTGACAGGCTTGTCTTTATAGGTCCCCCGACAAGGACCGGAAGGATCGATATATTCAATATCCATCTTAAAAACCTGAAAAACGGTCATCTTTCCGATAACGTTGATATTGAAGAACTTGCGGATCTTACGGAAAATTATGTGGGATCTGATATCGAATCCCTGTGCAGGGAAGCTGTAATGCTTGCTCTCAGGGAGAATTTCGATACGGATATCGTGGAAATGAAACATTTCCGTGAAGCTCTTAAGAAAGTGAGGCCTGCTCTTGCTGAAGATATGATAGAATATTACCAGAAACTTCAGGGGCAATTTAAAGGCGGGACAAAACAGGAACAGAAGTCTTATATAGGTTACAGGTGA
- a CDS encoding PRC-barrel domain containing protein, translated as MAKILAKNLANKRVMLTDGSELGYATDVVMDMQGGSLVYLVVKPTNNIDLSKYKKQNNYVLIPFEAVRAAKDYAIVDKKLVTGSDFD; from the coding sequence ATGGCAAAAATACTTGCAAAAAACTTAGCTAATAAGAGAGTAATGCTTACTGACGGGTCAGAACTGGGATATGCTACCGATGTTGTAATGGATATGCAGGGCGGATCTCTGGTATATCTTGTCGTAAAACCAACAAATAATATAGATCTATCAAAATACAAGAAACAGAATAATTATGTATTAATACCATTCGAAGCAGTAAGGGCCGCCAAAGATTATGCAATTGTTGATAAGAAGTTGGTCACTGGCAGCGACTTTGATTAA
- the ftsZ gene encoding cell division protein FtsZ has translation MESIIKEAISRAGESPMPVIGDTDKELLEILKELKTNIVVIGCGGSGSNTIQRISDEGIIGAELYAINTDAQHLLNIQVKKKILIGRNRTRGLGAGSLPQIGQDAAQESKPAIEKAVGNADLVFITCGLGGGTGTGSAPIVAEIARDAGALTIAVVTLPFSVEGQIRMDNAEAGLERLRDAVDTVIVVPNDKLLEVVPHLPLQTAFKVCDEVLMRSVKGITELITKPGLVNLDFADVRVIMQKSGVAMIGLGEAEGENKALESVQRALRSPLLDVDVSGASGALVNVVGGPDMTIAEAESVVNELYTRIDPKARLIWGAMVDPDLENVVRTMVVVTGVTSPQILGKNTKGNISTAKYGIDFVK, from the coding sequence ATGGAATCAATAATCAAAGAGGCAATATCAAGAGCAGGCGAATCTCCAATGCCAGTAATTGGGGATACGGACAAGGAACTACTGGAAATATTAAAGGAATTAAAGACAAATATTGTTGTCATAGGATGTGGTGGATCTGGCTCTAATACGATCCAGAGAATTTCCGATGAGGGAATAATCGGGGCGGAGCTGTACGCTATCAACACTGATGCGCAGCATTTATTAAATATCCAGGTTAAAAAGAAGATCCTTATCGGGAGAAACAGGACCAGAGGGCTTGGCGCCGGAAGCCTGCCGCAGATAGGGCAGGATGCAGCCCAGGAATCAAAACCTGCGATTGAAAAAGCTGTGGGGAATGCAGATCTTGTTTTCATAACATGCGGGCTTGGCGGAGGAACAGGAACAGGCTCTGCGCCTATTGTTGCAGAAATTGCGCGTGATGCCGGGGCATTGACAATAGCTGTTGTAACACTTCCATTCTCAGTCGAAGGACAAATCCGCATGGATAATGCTGAAGCAGGGCTTGAGCGTCTGCGTGATGCCGTAGATACCGTAATAGTAGTCCCGAATGACAAATTGCTTGAAGTTGTCCCTCATCTTCCTTTGCAGACAGCTTTTAAAGTATGTGATGAAGTCCTTATGCGCTCAGTAAAAGGAATAACCGAATTGATCACAAAACCCGGTCTTGTGAATCTTGATTTTGCTGATGTCAGGGTTATTATGCAAAAGAGTGGCGTTGCAATGATAGGTCTTGGTGAAGCCGAAGGCGAGAACAAAGCACTGGAATCCGTCCAGAGGGCGTTAAGGAGCCCCCTCCTTGATGTTGATGTATCAGGCGCATCAGGCGCACTTGTAAATGTAGTCGGAGGGCCGGATATGACCATAGCTGAAGCTGAAAGTGTGGTGAATGAGCTTTATACGCGCATTGATCCCAAGGCAAGGCTGATATGGGGCGCAATGGTTGATCCTGATCTTGAAAATGTCGTACGCACAATGGTCGTTGTTACAGGTGTTACATCACCGCAGATTCTTGGCAAGAATACCAAAGGAAATATTTCTACGGCCAAATACGGCATTGATTTTGTAAAATAA
- a CDS encoding 7-carboxy-7-deazaguanine synthase QueE, with amino-acid sequence MPAYINEIFNSIQGEGPYAGMRQVFVRFEKCQLHCSYCDTPQTRDISGSCRIETYAGSGKFTLAQTPLYREEVADFIRKLWTSSTKHVSLTGGEPLLHADFIRTLGLEYPLYLETNSGFPEKARELKDIITIASCDIKLPEHDCTDHYSQLLKNELETISILNEAAKTFVKVIIMPETTKQSLSPAIEGVRSIDDNIPFILQPVTSDKKVSSSLLFELMDFAGEKLKDVRAIGQTHKMMNLL; translated from the coding sequence ATGCCTGCGTACATAAACGAGATATTCAATTCCATCCAGGGCGAAGGTCCTTATGCAGGCATGCGCCAGGTTTTTGTCAGGTTTGAAAAATGCCAGCTCCACTGTTCTTACTGCGACACGCCACAAACACGTGACATTTCAGGCTCCTGCAGGATTGAGACTTATGCAGGAAGCGGAAAATTTACCCTGGCACAAACACCGCTTTACAGGGAAGAGGTTGCAGATTTTATCCGGAAATTATGGACATCCTCAACAAAACATGTCAGCCTGACAGGCGGGGAACCGCTGCTGCATGCAGATTTTATCAGGACGCTTGGCCTGGAATATCCTTTATACCTTGAAACTAATTCCGGCTTTCCTGAAAAAGCGCGGGAATTAAAGGATATTATCACAATAGCATCATGCGACATTAAATTGCCTGAACATGATTGTACTGACCATTATTCGCAACTTTTGAAAAATGAGCTTGAGACGATTTCCATTCTGAATGAGGCTGCAAAGACGTTTGTAAAAGTAATAATCATGCCAGAGACTACAAAACAGTCATTATCACCTGCTATCGAAGGTGTCAGATCAATTGATGATAATATCCCTTTTATCCTTCAGCCTGTAACTTCAGATAAAAAAGTCTCTTCATCACTATTGTTTGAACTGATGGATTTTGCAGGCGAAAAATTAAAAGATGTGCGTGCTATCGGGCAAACGCACAAGATGATGAACCTTCTTTAA
- a CDS encoding FprA family A-type flavoprotein, translating into MPKLVIIYGTGSHNTERIAKAIEEGAKAEGVETIVENVSFAEKNHLIDADAIAIGSPNYRDAMMPSVQKFLNELADVDLAGKIGLAFGSYGWGLEAIQAINKQLRSYRVEMIEDLCIKRMPGEEELEICRRVGSLLACKINNMEVKCAA; encoded by the coding sequence ATGCCAAAACTTGTAATTATCTATGGCACAGGGTCACATAATACTGAAAGGATAGCTAAGGCTATAGAAGAAGGTGCAAAAGCGGAAGGTGTTGAAACCATAGTGGAAAATGTATCTTTTGCTGAAAAGAACCATCTCATTGATGCAGATGCCATTGCCATCGGTTCCCCGAATTATCGTGATGCGATGATGCCTTCCGTGCAAAAATTCCTGAATGAACTGGCTGATGTTGACCTGGCCGGGAAAATCGGGCTTGCTTTCGGGTCTTATGGGTGGGGTCTTGAAGCTATACAGGCGATCAATAAACAATTGAGATCATACCGTGTTGAGATGATAGAGGATTTATGTATAAAAAGGATGCCCGGGGAAGAGGAACTTGAGATATGCAGGCGGGTTGGCTCGCTTCTTGCCTGTAAGATAAATAATATGGAGGTAAAATGTGCAGCGTAG